A DNA window from Pseudorasbora parva isolate DD20220531a chromosome 5, ASM2467924v1, whole genome shotgun sequence contains the following coding sequences:
- the lrrc3 gene encoding leucine-rich repeat-containing protein 3, with the protein MTYPGGAHVSKKVFIPHGCPLILRLLLAVICLSVMGFACPKSCHCSERNGLTVVQCSSRNLAEIPPNLPHDTVSLQLSSNHITKIPNQAFKNLPWLQELDLSRNAIETVDAGAFQGVAESLRALDLSHNHMQSVPKEAFARLHAKISLSNNPWHCECTLQEVLRELKLDPETVNEVSCHTSVQEEYAGKPVIQVLDSGINFCNFHHKTTDVAMFVTMFGWFTMVIAYVIYYVRHNQEDARRHLEYLKSLPSSSQISKDFDTISTVL; encoded by the coding sequence ATGACTTACCCTGGAGGGGCTCATGTGTCAAAGAAAGTCTTCATCCCTCATGGCTGTCCCCTTATCTTGAGATTACTTTTAGCCGTGATTTGTTTGAGCGTGATGGGTTTTGCCTGTCCCAAGAGCTGCCACTGCTCCGAGAGGAATGGCTTGACAGTAGTACAGTGTTCCTCTCGCAACCTCGCGGAGATTCCCCCCAACCTTCCGCACGATACGGTGTCACTTCAGCTGTCCTCCAATCACATAACCAAAATCCCAAACCAGGCTTTTAAAAACCTTCCCTGGCTCCAAGAGTTGGACTTGTCAAGGAATGCTATTGAAACCGTGGACGCTGGGGCTTTTCAAGGTGTCGCGGAGAGCTTGCGGGCGCTCGACCTGTCCCACAATCACATGCAAAGCGTCCCCAAGGAGGCCTTCGCTCGGCTGCATGCCAAGATCAGCCTCTCCAACAACCCATGGCACTGTGAGTGCACCCTGCAAGAGGTGCTGCGCGAGCTCAAGCTGGACCCCGAGACGGTGAACGAGGTGAGCTGCCACACCTCTGTTCAGGAAGAGTATGCGGGCAAGCCCGTCATCCAAGTCTTGGATTCAGGCATAAACTTTTGTAACTTCCACCATAAGACTACCGACGTGGCCATGTTTGTCACCATGTTTGGTTGGTTCACGATGGTTATCGCTTATGTCATCTATTACGTACGACATAACCAGGAAGATGCCAGGAGGCATCTGGAGTACCTCAAGTCTCTGCCAAGTAGCTCCCAAATTAGTAAGGACTTTGACACAATCAGCACTGTTCTCTAG